The following proteins are encoded in a genomic region of Pan troglodytes isolate AG18354 chromosome 2, NHGRI_mPanTro3-v2.0_pri, whole genome shotgun sequence:
- the B3GNT5 gene encoding lactosylceramide 1,3-N-acetyl-beta-D-glucosaminyltransferase, which produces MRMLVSGRRVKKWQLIIQLFATCFLASLMFFWEPIDNHIVSHMKSYSYRYLINSYDFVNDTLSLKHTSAGPRYQYLINHKEKCQAQDVLLLLFVKTAPENYDRRSGIRRTWGNENYVRSQLNANIKTLFALGTPNPLEGEELQRKLAWEDQRYNDIIQQDFVDSFYNLTLKLLMQFSWANTYCPHAKFLMTADDDIFIHMPNLIEYLQSLEQIGVQDFWIGRVHRGAPPIRDKSSKYYVSYEMYQWPAYPDYTAGAAYVISGDVAAKVYEASQTLNSSLYIDDVFMGLCANKIGIVPQDHVFFSGEGKTPYHPCIYEKMMTSHGHLEDLQDLWKNATDPKVKTISKGFFGQIYCRLMKIILLCKISYVDTYPCRAAFI; this is translated from the coding sequence ATGAGAATGTTGGTTAGTGGCAGAAGAGTCAAAAAATGGCAGTTAATTATTCAGTTATTTGCTACTTGTTTTTTAGCGAGCCTCATGTTTTTTTGGGAACCAATCGATAATCACATTGTGAGCCATATGAAGTCATATTCTTACAGATACCTCATAAATAGCTATGACTTTGTGAATGATACCCTGTCTCTTAAGCACACCTCAGCGGGGCCTCGCTACCAATACTTGATTAACCACAAGGAAAAGTGTCAAGCTCAAGACGTCCTCCTTTTACTGTTTGTAAAAACTGCTCCTGAAAACTATGATCGACGTTCCGGAATTAGAAGGACGTGGGGCAATGAAAATTATGTTCGGTCTCAGCTGAATGCCAACATCAAAACTCTGTTTGCCTTAGGAACTCCTAATCCACTGGAGGGAGAAGAACTACAAAGAAAACTGGCTTGGGAAGATCAAAGGTATAATGATATAATTCAGCAAgactttgttgattctttctacAATCTTACTCTGAAATTACTTATGCAGTTCAGTTGGGCAAATACCTATTGTCCACATGCCAAATTTCTTATGACTGCTGATGATGACATATTTATTCACATGCCAAATCTGATTGAGTACCTTCAAAGTTTAGAACAAATTGGTGTTCAAGACTTTTGGATTGGTCGTGTTCATCGTGGTGCCCCTCCCATTAGAGATAAAAGCAGCAAATACTACGTGTCCTATGAAATGTACCAGTGGCCAGCTTACCCTGACTACACAGCCGGAGCTGCCTATGTAATCTCCGGTGATGTAGCTGCCAAAGTCTATGAGGCATCACAGACACTAAATTCTAGTCTTTACATAGACGATGTGTTCATGGGCCTCTGTGCCAATAAAATAGGGATAGTACCGCAGGACCATGTGTTTTTTTCTGGAGAGGGTAAAACTCCTTATCATCCCTGCATCTATGAAAAAATGATGACATCTCATGGACACTTAGAAGATCTCCAGGACCTTTGGAAGAATGCTACAGATCCTAAAGTAAAAACCATTTCCAAAGGCTTTTTTGGTCAAATATACTGCAGATTAATGAAGATAATTCTCCTTTGTAAAATTAGCTATGTGGACACATACCCTTGTAGGGCTGCGTTTATCTAA